TACCGGCCGGATGCGGCAGTTGGCTAGCACTCGCTCCGTCTGCGCGGCGTTGAAGTTGGACAGGCCGATGCTGCGCGTCAGGCCCAGATCCACCAGCTTCTCCATCTCGCGCCAGGTGTCCAGATAGTCCACGTCCGTCAGCTCCAGGGTTCCGTGCACGTTGCTGTCATTGTGGAACTTCTGGCCCACCGGCATGTGCATCAGGTAGAGGTCTACGTATTCCAAACCCAGGTTGCTAAGGCTCAGGCGGCAGGCGCGCTCCACCAATGCAGGGTCGTGGTGGATTCCGCCTAGCTTGGTGGTCACGAAAACCTCCTCGCGTGTGACCACTCCCTCGGCGATCTTCTCGGAGATCGCCTGGCCCACCTCAGCCTCGTTCTCGTAGACGAAGGCGGTGTCCAGGTGCCGGTAGCCCACGTCGAGGGCGTGGCGCGTTGAGTGGTAGGCGTCCGACTCGAACGACTTCCAGGTGCCAAGGCCCAGAGTTGGCATCTCGCGCCCGTTGTTCAGCCGGATGGTGGGAGCCAGATTGGTCATCTTGTCGCTGGCGCTGATAATTAACGCTGTGCAAATTGGACGCTTCTAAGTCTAAACCAGTGCTACTACGCCTTTCTCGCGATCAAATCTCTATCTGTTCCAGCTCGTCGAAAGCTTCGCGGACAACTGTTGGCTCGCACAGCCGGTTTCGATGATTTTGTCACGGCGGCCGAGCAGCTGCTGTGTCATCCGGTGACGTCACGGACAACGCGCGGTTATTCCCACCAGCGTTGCCAAGCTGGCCTTTTCCCACTACATCTAGCGTTTTTCAAAAGCTCAGCGGGGGAGGAATTGCGATCTAAAATCTGGCGCgatgtataaaaatatttcaaggtACGCACACAAGTAAGCTTAATTTTAACGTTTAAAAACATAAGAACGACATTAATTGAATTGTATAGCATACCAGCTATGCGAGGTTTTCTCCAATTGCTGAATCGATCGCGAGTGTATGGCAGTGTTGTGTCCAGCAGCGACTAGCGGGAATTATTCAAAGCAGATTTTTAAgacaaatttgaattaaaatcaaatgccGTAAAGAGCAGATAAGGTGAGAGTAAATCAAACGTCTAATATCATGGACCAACTCCATCCGAAAAAAGCCCAAGTAGGGGGCGGTTTACATAGATGGAATTTAGAAAAGATCAAGACAGAAGAGTTGGCGGGAAAACGAGCAGGTAATTGTTTGGCTAACACAAGTCCAGGAGTGGTCATCTCTAAATGCTTAGACCTGATGGGATAGGAACTTAAATTAGTTTGaataaaattttgttttaaagcCCTTACGTGtataaattaaaccaaaaactcaaagcatttttaaaatatcacAGATTGAACTCCGATTCCATATTGCCCAAAACTATAAAGAACAGTTAAgctttcaaaaataatatagcgCCCTctgaatacaaataaaaaaaaccagtAGCAGCTTGCTAACACATAAATCTTTATTCGAATATTAGTTGAGTTCAAAATGTTAGACATTCAAAGATATATTTTGTTACGCTTAGGTTCAACATTTAGGGTATTGAAATATCTGCTCTGCATTGCACAAATCTCACTTCGGGGTATGGGTTTTCTGGTTATTAGAATATGTAATTGGTAGTACGGCTAAAAGATCGCTGCTTCTGCTGTACATACCATAATCGATGGATTAATTACTTCTAAGTGGTTGTTGGTGTTGTCTTCTTACTGTGAGCTCTGTGAGCCGTCTCGTCATCCCCATTACGAACTATTTAATCTACTTTGCTATTTGGTAGGTAAGTAAACTTCGAGATTGTTTTGCGTTAGACATGTAAACACTgatttgaacatttattggttAGAACAAGTTACGGCTCAAACATTTACTGACTGATTACGACTGATTGGCTTTAGCTATATCCTGTTAACGGAGGTATATACGTATAGCATGAATATATCTTTTTTGTGCATCAGTGAGTTACCCAATGATGTTGAATTTATGCAAGTGCCTAGGCTATATTGGAGAAAATAAAAGTTCGTAGAGTTATGTTTTGAGATTGTCAAATCGAATCACAAGtgaaattggaaattttcccTTTTGGAGTACTTgcatatttgatatatgtactatatagTATGCAAAGTGTATTATTGAAAgtgcacaacaataacaatagtGGTGGTGTATTGTTGGTATTACGTCTACATATGTAGCAGTACTAAAAATGTAgaaacatttttggttttgaCACGTAAGGAGTTTCCGTTGTGGGAAACGATTTCTTAACACTAAAATAGTTTCTACGGTCCATATGCTAGATTAATGCATCTGCTAGATAAATATTCCTAGGTATGTGTACTTTTCTTGTGCCATTAGCACCAAAGAGTTGGCTTATTTCGAATATTTCCTCAGAGGATTGTAAGATTGCGTTGGGTTTAAAACGCCTACACAATTCTATGTGAGTGATTCTGATAGATTCTACCCGTTTCCGTAGCACGTGGTGTAGATAAAGTAATTAATGGCTTTCCAACTCTACTTACAAACTGTACCATACTAAAATTGGTGTTGCGTTGCTTGTAAATCAATTCGAAATTGTTACATCTCATTAACTATGAACTAAAGAATATTGTTTCGTTTGAATCGGTTCGTTATATCTATAAAAGTATTATTGAATATTCGtttgcatttgctttgttttatttttgaaggAGAAACCACTGGATTATAGTTGAATATattgtttgattttgattggTTTTCGTAAAGAAAAGTATTAATTATTACGACATTTACATTCTACGCATCATGGTCAAAGTTTTGGTTACATCTAGGAATGGTGTTTACGTGATAAATCGTTGTTCGAGAGACCTTTACTTGGGAGAGGAGTTGGGTTAGATTGGTAACTACAAGTACAATTACTGACTGAGGTTGGCTAATGAAGGCGAAAAATGATATAGTCGAATCCCCGACCTAAGGATAGTCGGTAGTATGTATTAACATACCCCGCCATTTATATAGAGTTTTTCGGAATTGGTTTtagcaaataataaatagtttagTTTATAATTAAGAAAAGTATTGGCTTAACCAAATATTAAAACTACTGATGATCACGATGCTTGGGCATTTTGTTGACGCAGACGGACGTTCTTTGTTCTTTCTCCGGTCGGATCATATATAGTTAGTTCATAGGATCAAGAATATGCCCCTCGTTTTCTACTGCTACCGACTATAGTAATTAATACCTTggatataaatacatacatacatatgttgtACAgttgtgttcaaaaaatagGTA
The sequence above is drawn from the Drosophila melanogaster chromosome 2R genome and encodes:
- the CG9436 gene encoding uncharacterized protein, translated to MTNLAPTIRLNNGREMPTLGLGTWKSFESDAYHSTRHALDVGYRHLDTAFVYENEAEVGQAISEKIAEGVVTREEVFVTTKLGGIHHDPALVERACRLSLSNLGLEYVDLYLMHMPVGQKFHNDSNVHGTLELTDVDYLDTWREMEKLVDLGLTRSIGLSNFNAAQTERVLANCRIRPVVNQVECHPGFQQRQLREHAKRHGLVICAYCPLARPQPARQWPPFLYDEHAQNLAKKYGRTTAQICLRYLVQLGVVPLPKSSNKARIEENFRVFDFELSPDDVAGMEQYHTGQRTVPFSGMSGHKYYPFNDEF